A window of the Nibribacter ruber genome harbors these coding sequences:
- the nhaA gene encoding Na+/H+ antiporter NhaA has product MFHINVRTFKAFFSSASAGGILLMLCLFISLLVANSPLGDDLERLLAHEVGYASEGVRLRYSVLLWINDGLMAVFFLLVGLEIKRELKEGELSSLKKASFPVFAAIGGMLVPAAIYGLVNQGTELASGWGIPMATDIAFAIGILSLLGSRVPVTLKVFLTALAIVDDLGAILVIALFYSKEMHLNYLLYAAGIFAMLIAFNKLGVKSLIFYLVPGVFMWYCIHHSGVHATIAGVLTAFTLPTTPGADESPLEKLEHALTKPVNFLIMPVFALANTNIALELGMVDGLYSGLGLGIILGLFVGKPVGIMAFSWAAVKLGISDLPEGVTWTQILSLSFLAGIGFTMSIFVALLSFDNPDYQTAAKFSILVASILAGLTGYLLLRRFASRQAEV; this is encoded by the coding sequence ATGTTTCATATCAACGTTAGAACCTTCAAAGCCTTTTTCAGTTCAGCTTCTGCCGGCGGCATTCTGCTCATGCTCTGTCTTTTCATTTCGCTTTTGGTGGCCAATTCGCCGCTGGGCGATGACCTGGAGAGATTGCTGGCGCATGAGGTGGGCTACGCGTCTGAGGGCGTGCGTCTGCGGTATTCTGTCCTGCTCTGGATCAATGACGGGCTCATGGCCGTCTTCTTCTTGCTGGTGGGCCTGGAGATCAAGCGTGAGTTGAAAGAGGGTGAGTTGTCATCGTTGAAAAAGGCTTCCTTCCCTGTGTTTGCCGCCATTGGGGGCATGCTGGTGCCGGCGGCTATTTACGGGCTCGTCAACCAGGGCACCGAGCTGGCCAGCGGCTGGGGTATTCCCATGGCCACCGACATTGCCTTTGCCATTGGCATTCTTTCTTTGCTGGGCAGCCGGGTGCCCGTCACGCTAAAGGTTTTCCTGACGGCGCTGGCCATTGTAGATGACCTGGGCGCTATTCTGGTCATTGCGCTGTTTTACTCCAAAGAAATGCACCTGAACTACCTGCTGTATGCGGCAGGCATCTTTGCCATGTTGATTGCCTTTAACAAGCTGGGGGTCAAGAGCCTGATTTTCTACCTGGTGCCGGGCGTATTCATGTGGTACTGCATTCATCATTCTGGGGTGCATGCCACCATTGCCGGGGTGCTCACCGCCTTCACGCTGCCCACCACCCCCGGCGCTGACGAATCTCCTCTGGAAAAGCTGGAGCACGCGCTCACCAAGCCCGTCAACTTTCTCATCATGCCTGTTTTTGCTTTGGCCAACACCAACATTGCCCTGGAACTGGGCATGGTAGACGGGCTGTACAGCGGGTTGGGCTTGGGCATTATCCTGGGTTTGTTTGTGGGCAAGCCCGTGGGCATCATGGCCTTCTCCTGGGCCGCGGTGAAACTGGGCATCAGTGACCTGCCCGAAGGCGTTACCTGGACCCAGATTCTCTCCCTGAGCTTTTTGGCGGGCATTGGGTTTACCATGTCCATTTTTGTGGCCCTGCTTTCCTTTGACAACCCAGACTACCAGACGGCGGCCAAGTTCTCTATTCTGGTGGC
- a CDS encoding isoaspartyl peptidase/L-asparaginase family protein: protein MNQKPIASSAAVTAIIVHGGCGNVYDAPMPPEKRAAYESKLLEAVQAGYAVLQAGKSSLDAIQASILLLEDSPLFNSARGAVFSNEERVELDASIMDGAAFKAGAVAGVRTIKNPILAARQVMEHSEHVMMVGTGAETFAAARGLDLVDPSYFELEERRAQIKAVKLAESQGLASAETKLGTVGAVAVDQAGRLAAGTSTGGMLNKRYGRVGDSPIIGAGTYANHVCAVSGTGHGEFFIRHTVAHDIAALMEYKGLTVEEAVQHVIHEKVGLAGGQGGVIAVDAQGSIGITYSTKGMFWAYMKDGQAPQVNVDNIIIE from the coding sequence ATGAACCAGAAACCTATTGCTTCTTCTGCTGCTGTCACTGCTATAATTGTCCATGGGGGTTGCGGCAATGTGTATGATGCACCCATGCCTCCAGAGAAAAGAGCGGCCTATGAAAGCAAACTGCTGGAGGCGGTGCAGGCAGGTTATGCCGTGTTGCAGGCAGGCAAGAGCAGCCTAGACGCCATTCAGGCCAGCATCCTTCTACTGGAAGATTCTCCTCTGTTCAATTCGGCCAGGGGCGCGGTTTTCTCCAATGAAGAACGCGTGGAACTAGACGCTTCCATCATGGACGGCGCTGCGTTCAAGGCGGGCGCGGTGGCTGGGGTGCGCACCATCAAGAACCCCATTCTGGCCGCGCGCCAGGTAATGGAACATTCTGAGCACGTCATGATGGTGGGTACCGGCGCAGAGACGTTTGCCGCCGCCCGTGGCTTAGACCTGGTAGACCCATCTTACTTTGAACTGGAGGAACGGCGCGCGCAAATTAAAGCGGTAAAACTAGCCGAATCCCAGGGCCTGGCATCGGCAGAAACTAAACTAGGGACGGTGGGTGCCGTAGCGGTTGACCAGGCCGGTAGATTGGCGGCGGGCACCTCTACGGGCGGCATGCTCAACAAACGCTATGGACGGGTGGGCGACTCACCTATCATTGGGGCCGGCACGTACGCCAACCACGTGTGCGCTGTTTCGGGGACCGGGCACGGCGAGTTCTTCATCCGGCACACCGTGGCCCATGACATTGCCGCGCTCATGGAGTACAAGGGCCTTACCGTAGAAGAAGCCGTGCAGCACGTGATTCATGAGAAAGTGGGTTTGGCTGGCGGACAGGGCGGCGTCATTGCGGTAGATGCCCAAGGTAGCATAGGCATCACGTACAGCACCAAAGGCATGTTCTGGGCCTACATGAAAGACGGGCAGGCGCCGCAGGTAAACGTAGACAACATCATCATAGAATAG
- a CDS encoding STAS domain-containing protein, with translation MQRIISQTVNDKKIILLQGDVDTCDQRLSRRLQSVQRQGKECHVWIDCGSVECIRQLGVCHFINQLLVLRNTNPHIVLVQPDPVLQQALAVCKVDGLFTCIPSLEQAYLGV, from the coding sequence ATGCAAAGAATTATTTCACAGACGGTAAACGACAAGAAGATCATTCTTTTGCAAGGAGACGTGGACACCTGTGACCAAAGACTGAGCCGACGCTTGCAAAGCGTTCAGCGGCAGGGCAAAGAGTGCCATGTGTGGATTGACTGTGGTTCTGTGGAATGCATCAGGCAGCTGGGGGTGTGCCATTTCATTAACCAGCTCCTGGTGCTTCGCAACACCAACCCGCATATAGTATTGGTGCAGCCAGACCCTGTTCTGCAACAAGCCTTGGCTGTGTGCAAGGTGGATGGTTTGTTTACTTGTATTCCCAGTCTGGAGCAGGCGTATTTGGGCGTTTAG
- a CDS encoding phospholipase D-like domain-containing protein gives MSLSSFFSPTSSKLKTGVFFSPGDDCLNAIISNILAAKTSLKICVFTISDDRITRAILQAFQRGINIELLTDNEKLFDKGSDIRELAQAGLTIRVDETPNHMHHKFAVLDNTHVLTGSYNWTRSAALYNHENVLVSSDPKVVQAYLQHFNELWAEMVPLKF, from the coding sequence ATGTCTTTGAGCTCTTTCTTCTCCCCTACTTCGTCTAAATTGAAAACCGGCGTGTTTTTCAGCCCCGGCGATGACTGCCTGAACGCCATCATTTCCAACATTCTGGCAGCCAAGACTTCGCTTAAGATTTGCGTGTTCACCATTTCTGATGACCGCATTACCAGGGCCATTCTGCAGGCGTTCCAGCGGGGAATAAACATTGAGCTGCTCACTGACAATGAAAAGCTGTTTGACAAAGGATCAGACATACGGGAACTGGCCCAGGCCGGGCTGACCATTCGGGTAGACGAGACGCCCAACCACATGCACCACAAGTTTGCCGTGCTGGATAACACGCACGTGCTCACCGGCAGCTACAACTGGACCAGAAGCGCCGCACTCTACAATCATGAGAACGTACTGGTCTCCTCAGACCCAAAGGTGGTGCAGGCCTATCTGCAGCATTTTAATGAGCTGTGGGCCGAAATGGTGCCGCTGAAATTCTAA
- a CDS encoding XRE family transcriptional regulator, producing MSCIGKNIKKIRTVKNLSQAGFAQLFDLARPSVGAYEEGRSEPKIDTLIQIARHFGVSLDLLITKELTVNDLYGFDIFKRDLHQSQLLKKVADTPEPSAQKAVLVMGALQAAYLTRRQEREFLESLPFIALPNASTTLHRAFEHQGSEMQYQQHGLRPGDLLYCAALPAQPEDLQPNELYVVVTDAQIMARRYQGLTQEGALSMKADNPDYEYLAVPVKDVREIWRIEGVYSTYLKSPSSIEERLARLESLVQGLLGKGTSLA from the coding sequence ATGTCGTGCATCGGGAAGAACATTAAGAAAATCAGGACGGTCAAGAATTTGAGCCAGGCCGGTTTCGCGCAACTATTTGATTTAGCGCGCCCTAGCGTGGGTGCCTATGAAGAAGGCCGCTCTGAACCCAAGATTGACACGCTCATTCAGATTGCCCGGCACTTCGGCGTAAGCCTGGACCTTCTCATCACCAAAGAACTCACCGTCAATGATTTATACGGCTTTGACATCTTTAAACGGGACCTACACCAGAGCCAGCTGCTCAAAAAAGTAGCAGATACGCCTGAGCCTTCCGCGCAGAAGGCGGTTTTGGTGATGGGAGCATTGCAGGCAGCGTATCTTACCAGAAGGCAGGAGCGCGAGTTTTTGGAAAGCTTGCCCTTCATTGCCTTGCCCAACGCCAGTACTACCTTGCACCGCGCCTTTGAGCACCAGGGCTCTGAGATGCAGTACCAGCAGCACGGGCTCCGTCCAGGCGATTTGCTGTATTGCGCCGCCCTACCTGCTCAGCCCGAAGATCTGCAACCCAATGAATTGTATGTAGTAGTCACAGACGCGCAGATCATGGCCCGCCGCTACCAAGGCCTCACCCAGGAAGGCGCGCTGTCCATGAAAGCCGACAACCCAGATTATGAGTACCTGGCGGTGCCCGTAAAAGACGTGAGAGAAATTTGGCGCATTGAAGGCGTGTATAGCACGTACCTCAAGTCCCCGTCCTCTATAGAAGAGCGACTGGCCCGATTGGAGAGTCTGGTGCAGGGGCTTTTAGGTAAAGGCACGTCACTAGCGTAA
- a CDS encoding YbjN domain-containing protein, which produces MENNYFLKVKDYLLELGFQIRLEDPHDKVFVVDKESLGITNLVIGCADPLLIMEQYLLELPKVTVEICQSLLQKNRDIIHGAFVLDETGQKLIFRDTLQMAKLDLHEIEASLNSLALLLSEYSDQLIQFSKN; this is translated from the coding sequence ATGGAAAACAACTACTTCTTAAAAGTAAAAGACTATCTGTTGGAGCTGGGTTTTCAGATTAGGCTGGAAGACCCCCATGACAAGGTGTTTGTGGTTGACAAGGAAAGCCTGGGCATTACCAACCTGGTCATTGGTTGCGCAGACCCGCTGCTGATCATGGAGCAATACCTGCTGGAACTGCCCAAGGTCACCGTGGAGATTTGCCAGAGCCTGCTCCAGAAAAACCGCGACATCATTCACGGAGCCTTTGTGCTGGATGAGACGGGCCAGAAACTCATCTTCCGGGACACGCTGCAAATGGCCAAACTAGACCTGCATGAGATTGAGGCTTCCCTCAACTCCCTTGCGCTGCTGCTGAGCGAATACTCAGACCAACTCATTCAATTCTCAAAAAACTAA